In the genome of Patescibacteria group bacterium, one region contains:
- a CDS encoding PH domain-containing protein, with product MYLFYSYGWWLTGIGLGLIYLSWAMYFGHLNTAATEFLGNHPEWFIDVGMLSQWCVLFGISFIFVAYLRANVMYRSYKFILDEYALHLHRGILFIHETTIPYQQISNVHIDRPYHFRMCGLARLDIVTSSDNSREEMQAKNRKFLIPIIDIKVARKLSKILLEGTVHNNQARFRKDLKTLDSKQDIVEEEDTDDSDHDFEDDEDVRQVLR from the coding sequence ATGTATTTATTCTACTCATATGGATGGTGGCTTACAGGTATTGGTCTTGGTCTAATCTATCTCTCATGGGCAATGTATTTTGGCCACCTCAATACAGCAGCCACAGAATTCTTAGGAAACCATCCCGAATGGTTTATTGATGTAGGAATGCTTTCACAATGGTGTGTGCTTTTTGGTATCTCTTTTATCTTTGTTGCCTATCTCCGAGCAAATGTAATGTATCGTTCATATAAGTTTATTCTTGATGAGTATGCACTTCATCTCCACCGAGGAATTCTTTTTATTCATGAAACTACTATTCCCTATCAGCAAATTAGTAACGTACACATAGATCGCCCTTACCATTTTAGAATGTGTGGTCTTGCTCGACTTGATATCGTAACAAGCTCAGATAACAGCCGTGAAGAAATGCAGGCAAAAAACAGAAAGTTTCTTATTCCTATTATTGATATTAAAGTTGCTCGTAAACTTTCAAAAATACTATTAGAAGGTACGGTACACAACAATCAAGCACGATTTCGAAAAGATCTTAAAACCTTGGATTCCAAACAAGACATAGTTGAAGAAGAGGACACTGATGACTCAGATCATGATTTTGAGGATGACGAGGATGTACGCCAGGTACTGCGATAA
- the ftsH gene encoding ATP-dependent zinc metalloprotease FtsH codes for MNGNNNQTPGPRSPQKPKAPSGNQFLKNMLTGLFILFMLILLYSVVAERRGKAEEISLSQLANDITSGKVTKVVVNGDTVNAHYDIKNEVVKTAKKEDGTALTDTLVNYGVTPQQLSQVAIQVENPNGLAFWVLNLAPIILPILIVILIAWFITRQVKGAGVQAFTFGQSKARIIPPDDKKQRVTFKDVAGAKEAKEELAEIVDFLKNPKKFLEIGARIPKGILLMGSPGTGKTLLARAVAGEAQVAFFSISGSEFVEMFVGVGASRVRDLFKLAKQAAPAIIFVDEIDAVGRIRGTGVGGGNDEREQTLNQILVEMDGFEPNEKVIVMAATNRPDVLDPALLRPGRFDRRVMIDPPDRHDRLEILKIHARQKPFGEDVNLEVIAERTPGFSGADLYSLMNEGAILAARENRTKITQYDLIRSIEKVMLGPERKSHILNKREKELTAYHEAGHALVASVLEHSDPVHKISIISRGRAAGYTLKLPLEDRRMQSRKEFIDDIAMTLGGFIVEKMIYGDTTTGPSNDLQVSTALARDMVTRYGMSEKLGPIALEGEGGRALFGRGVEDHTHSEKISSQIDEEVALIMNTAYKKAEEIIVKHRNVLEIITRRLIETETIEREEFDQILVANGINLKKRQEEVIAKV; via the coding sequence ATGAACGGAAATAATAATCAAACGCCAGGCCCGCGATCGCCTCAAAAGCCCAAGGCTCCGTCGGGAAATCAGTTTTTGAAGAATATGTTGACGGGTCTGTTTATCCTCTTCATGTTGATCTTGCTCTACTCAGTAGTAGCAGAACGACGAGGAAAGGCGGAAGAAATATCATTGTCTCAGTTGGCAAATGATATTACGTCAGGAAAGGTAACGAAAGTTGTGGTAAATGGTGATACGGTAAACGCGCATTACGATATTAAGAATGAGGTAGTAAAGACAGCAAAGAAGGAAGACGGTACTGCGCTTACTGACACATTGGTAAACTACGGAGTTACACCGCAGCAGCTTTCACAAGTTGCTATTCAAGTTGAAAATCCAAACGGCTTAGCATTTTGGGTTCTCAATCTTGCGCCGATTATTCTCCCAATCTTGATTGTTATCTTGATTGCATGGTTCATCACTCGCCAAGTGAAGGGAGCTGGTGTACAAGCATTCACCTTCGGACAATCAAAGGCTCGAATTATCCCACCAGATGATAAAAAGCAGCGAGTGACATTTAAGGATGTTGCCGGTGCTAAAGAAGCAAAAGAAGAACTCGCAGAAATTGTAGACTTCTTAAAGAATCCAAAAAAGTTCTTGGAGATTGGTGCACGAATTCCAAAAGGTATTCTTTTGATGGGTTCACCTGGAACTGGTAAGACATTGCTCGCTCGAGCAGTGGCAGGGGAAGCTCAAGTAGCATTCTTCTCAATCTCAGGTTCTGAATTCGTTGAAATGTTTGTGGGAGTAGGAGCTTCACGAGTACGAGATCTTTTCAAACTCGCAAAACAAGCTGCACCTGCAATTATCTTCGTCGACGAAATTGACGCCGTAGGACGAATTCGAGGAACAGGAGTAGGAGGAGGAAATGATGAACGAGAACAAACACTCAACCAGATTCTCGTTGAAATGGATGGATTCGAACCAAACGAAAAAGTTATCGTTATGGCCGCAACCAACCGACCAGACGTGCTCGACCCAGCGCTGTTGCGACCAGGACGATTTGACCGACGTGTGATGATTGATCCGCCAGACCGACATGACCGATTAGAAATTCTTAAAATTCATGCTCGCCAGAAACCATTTGGTGAAGATGTAAATCTTGAAGTGATTGCAGAACGAACTCCAGGATTTTCTGGAGCCGATCTCTACTCACTTATGAACGAAGGTGCTATCCTTGCAGCTCGTGAAAACCGAACAAAGATCACTCAATACGATCTTATCCGATCTATCGAAAAAGTTATGCTCGGACCGGAACGAAAGAGTCATATCTTAAACAAGCGAGAAAAAGAACTCACTGCATATCATGAAGCAGGACATGCACTCGTAGCATCAGTACTCGAACACTCAGACCCAGTGCACAAAATCTCTATCATCTCTCGAGGACGAGCAGCGGGATACACCCTGAAGCTTCCACTTGAAGATCGACGAATGCAGTCACGAAAAGAATTCATCGACGATATTGCAATGACCCTTGGAGGATTCATTGTAGAAAAGATGATCTACGGTGATACAACTACAGGTCCATCAAACGATCTTCAAGTATCAACAGCACTTGCACGAGATATGGTGACTCGATACGGTATGTCTGAGAAGCTTGGACCTATTGCTCTTGAAGGAGAGGGAGGACGAGCACTCTTCGGACGAGGTGTTGAAGACCATACTCACTCGGAAAAAATCTCTAGTCAGATTGATGAGGAAGTAGCATTGATTATGAACACTGCTTACAAGAAAGCAGAAGAGATTATCGTGAAGCATAGAAATGTGCTTGAGATAATCACTCGACGATTGATTGAAACAGAAACAATCGAACGAGAAGAATTTGATCAGATCCTTGTGGCAAACGGAATCAATCTAAAAAAGAGACAAGAAGAGGTTATAGCTAAAGTATAA
- a CDS encoding peptidoglycan-binding domain-containing protein yields the protein MKNHKRGFAPVIIIFLVVAALGGGAYVYTNVNDKKEIKKTLINENPLNETPRTENIPSTSSPSPKTATTTVTATTTAKVKVTPPPVKKITISCAALKRNLVVGSVGDDVYELQRYLMDQGLLVRADYIQKGVYDEFTREAVARLHAKFSIVPTDLSIPQKVGNFENKTRAYLQNGCTNTQLVAAPPSQEKPFDAECLSSSAPATSIGIPCKQNLTTSASANVTVITPNGGEVYSIGSQIPVIRWKVPSPYNAIELVLMPMSGTNTNSPIYSAKLKGYGFGGYVPKQNSQSVVDRPMIMTENTIDQTIPPGQYKMRIYYYAEGQDYTEAEYLPLGYDDSDQSFTLIDAPEITEFRTSHEITSDIRSTTLVWKTTNAAFCTMSGPNFAANTSVEIESAVSTGNLNATSTYMLTCESKKGQKVSKSLTVFVSQ from the coding sequence ATGAAAAATCATAAAAGAGGTTTTGCTCCAGTCATAATAATTTTTTTGGTAGTTGCTGCTCTTGGAGGTGGTGCATATGTATATACAAATGTTAATGACAAAAAAGAAATCAAAAAAACATTAATAAATGAAAATCCTTTGAATGAAACTCCACGTACTGAAAACATACCAAGTACGTCTTCACCATCTCCTAAAACAGCAACGACAACTGTTACTGCTACTACAACTGCAAAAGTTAAAGTAACACCACCTCCTGTTAAAAAAATAACTATAAGTTGTGCAGCACTCAAACGTAACCTCGTGGTGGGATCAGTGGGGGATGATGTCTATGAACTTCAACGATATCTTATGGATCAGGGATTACTCGTAAGAGCAGATTATATTCAAAAGGGAGTCTATGATGAATTTACTCGCGAAGCAGTAGCTCGACTTCATGCAAAGTTTTCAATTGTTCCTACCGACTTAAGTATTCCGCAGAAAGTTGGAAACTTTGAAAATAAGACCCGAGCATACTTACAAAATGGATGTACAAATACCCAATTGGTAGCAGCACCTCCTTCTCAGGAAAAACCATTCGATGCTGAATGTCTTTCAAGTTCAGCACCTGCTACTTCTATCGGCATTCCATGTAAACAAAATTTAACTACATCAGCATCGGCAAATGTCACAGTGATAACTCCAAATGGAGGTGAGGTGTATTCAATAGGTTCACAGATTCCTGTTATTCGATGGAAGGTACCTTCTCCCTATAATGCAATTGAACTTGTGCTTATGCCTATGAGTGGAACTAATACCAATAGCCCAATATATAGTGCAAAACTTAAGGGATATGGTTTTGGTGGATATGTCCCAAAACAAAACAGCCAATCAGTGGTAGATAGACCAATGATTATGACTGAAAATACTATTGATCAAACGATTCCTCCTGGGCAATATAAAATGAGAATTTACTATTATGCTGAAGGACAAGATTATACTGAAGCTGAATATCTACCCTTAGGCTATGATGACAGTGATCAATCATTTACACTTATTGATGCTCCAGAGATTACAGAATTTAGAACATCTCATGAAATTACAAGTGACATCAGATCTACTACATTGGTTTGGAAAACTACAAATGCAGCATTTTGTACAATGAGTGGTCCTAACTTCGCAGCAAATACTAGTGTGGAAATTGAGAGTGCCGTAAGTACTGGGAATTTAAATGCTACCAGTACCTATATGCTCACGTGTGAAAGTAAAAAAGGACAAAAGGTTTCAAAATCACTTACTGTTTTTGTAAGTCAATAA
- a CDS encoding GIY-YIG nuclease family protein, which translates to MYYVYMIKNSYNNLYIGVTDEPQRRLAEHNSGRGAYYTKFKSEFKIVFLETHATLASARKREIQIKKWRRDKKEKLISMWT; encoded by the coding sequence ATGTACTACGTCTACATGATAAAAAACTCCTATAACAATTTATATATTGGAGTAACCGATGAACCACAAAGGAGATTAGCTGAGCACAACTCTGGGCGAGGTGCTTACTACACAAAATTTAAATCAGAATTCAAAATAGTGTTTCTTGAAACACATGCAACATTGGCCTCTGCTCGCAAAAGAGAAATTCAGATTAAAAAATGGCGAAGAGATAAGAAGGAGAAGCTAATAAGCATGTGGACATGA
- a CDS encoding DUF2975 domain-containing protein, which produces MNKGSTLFLKAVIIVFGLAVLALCIFAFPHIYRGMALEWPGIKESQPFAFVGLYLSAIPFFIALYQGLKLLTYIDKNTAFSQESVNALKTIKYCAGSMTLCYVFIMPLAFFIADGDDAPGLILFAMTFVCSPLIIATFAGVLQKLLQNVVDIKKENELTV; this is translated from the coding sequence ATGAATAAAGGATCAACATTATTTTTAAAAGCAGTCATTATCGTATTTGGACTCGCGGTACTCGCCCTCTGCATTTTTGCATTCCCTCACATATATAGAGGAATGGCACTTGAGTGGCCAGGAATTAAAGAGTCGCAACCTTTCGCATTTGTAGGACTATATCTCAGTGCTATTCCCTTTTTCATCGCACTCTATCAAGGTCTCAAGCTTTTAACATACATTGATAAGAACACTGCGTTCTCTCAGGAATCAGTGAATGCTCTAAAAACAATAAAGTACTGCGCAGGTAGTATGACCTTGTGTTATGTATTTATTATGCCGCTCGCATTTTTTATTGCTGATGGAGATGATGCACCTGGACTCATTCTTTTTGCAATGACGTTTGTATGTTCACCACTTATCATTGCCACCTTTGCAGGTGTACTACAAAAACTCTTACAGAATGTTGTTGATATTAAAAAGGAAAACGAATTAACTGTATAA
- a CDS encoding cold shock domain-containing protein: MKGSIKKIMDKGFGFIAPEEGGKDIFFHSNSLVGVSFDELREGDAVSFDTEDTQKGKNAINVQRA; this comes from the coding sequence ATGAAAGGATCAATCAAAAAGATCATGGACAAAGGATTCGGTTTCATCGCTCCAGAAGAAGGAGGAAAGGACATTTTCTTTCACTCTAATTCTCTTGTAGGCGTTAGTTTTGACGAACTACGAGAAGGTGACGCTGTTTCTTTTGATACAGAAGACACACAAAAAGGAAAGAACGCTATCAACGTTCAGCGAGCATAA
- a CDS encoding glycosyltransferase family 4 protein, with protein sequence MKIAINITREQMGGITTTNLSLLNQLHGSNDVSFVGIELNSNRSFKSASLFRHLSPEWFSHHVISVCDYPLGVMIKRSKNLADLEKRFAPIILLIRKILQKERPDVVLLNGTYYMPWLISIACKKEKIPVVLWYAGVLSQETSHFAVKEKNLMWNMERAVVHNATKVIFPSTICKEKVQRSVVNSTKVRNALVIPNPISPLFTQHKSPESSVENRIAFVGRFAQIKNPAGFIKIHKALLKCKWKHEATIVTNVQSIDRRKIPKTITVLPSMTPSELKIFYATQGVIICPSLFETFGNVPIEAACIGIPVLVHNNMGCAEVLNESNLRKCVIDFNDEAAVIKRVKELCGQQILIRQINNLRKRVDVKYISQEIILVIKSVIEK encoded by the coding sequence ATGAAAATAGCTATTAATATCACCCGTGAACAAATGGGAGGTATTACCACAACAAACCTTAGTCTTCTCAATCAACTTCATGGGTCAAATGATGTGTCTTTTGTTGGAATAGAATTAAATAGCAACAGAAGCTTTAAATCAGCATCATTATTTAGACACTTGAGTCCTGAATGGTTTTCTCATCATGTAATAAGCGTGTGCGATTATCCCCTTGGAGTCATGATAAAGCGATCTAAGAATCTCGCTGATCTAGAAAAGAGATTTGCTCCCATAATCTTACTCATCAGAAAAATTTTACAAAAAGAACGACCTGACGTTGTTCTTTTAAATGGCACATATTACATGCCCTGGCTCATATCTATCGCATGTAAAAAAGAGAAGATCCCTGTAGTGCTTTGGTATGCGGGTGTACTTTCTCAAGAGACCTCTCATTTTGCGGTAAAAGAAAAGAACTTGATGTGGAATATGGAACGAGCTGTTGTACACAATGCAACCAAAGTAATTTTCCCATCAACTATTTGTAAAGAAAAAGTACAAAGATCTGTGGTGAATTCTACTAAAGTACGAAATGCATTGGTGATTCCAAATCCAATTTCTCCATTGTTTACTCAGCACAAATCACCAGAATCTTCTGTTGAAAATAGAATTGCTTTTGTTGGCCGATTTGCTCAAATCAAAAATCCTGCAGGTTTTATTAAAATACATAAAGCGCTTTTAAAATGTAAGTGGAAGCATGAGGCAACCATCGTAACAAACGTACAATCTATTGATCGTAGAAAAATCCCAAAGACTATCACTGTTTTGCCAAGTATGACTCCTAGTGAATTGAAGATATTCTATGCAACTCAAGGGGTAATTATATGCCCGTCATTATTTGAAACATTTGGTAATGTCCCAATCGAAGCAGCATGTATTGGTATTCCCGTTCTTGTACACAATAATATGGGATGCGCTGAAGTGCTCAATGAGTCTAATTTGAGAAAATGTGTTATTGATTTTAATGATGAAGCTGCCGTTATTAAAAGAGTAAAAGAATTGTGTGGCCAGCAGATTCTCATACGACAGATAAATAATTTAAGAAAAAGAGTAGACGTAAAATATATCTCGCAAGAAATAATTTTGGTAATTAAGAGTGTTATAGAGAAATAA
- a CDS encoding helix-turn-helix transcriptional regulator translates to MAIIINIDVMLAKRKMSVTELTEKVGITMANLSILKNGKAKAVRLTTLDAICKALDCQPGDVLEYKK, encoded by the coding sequence ATGGCAATTATTATCAACATTGACGTTATGCTTGCAAAGCGAAAAATGAGCGTTACTGAACTCACAGAAAAAGTGGGCATTACTATGGCCAATCTTTCTATCTTGAAAAACGGCAAAGCAAAAGCAGTACGACTTACAACTCTTGATGCAATCTGCAAAGCATTAGACTGCCAGCCAGGTGATGTTTTGGAATATAAAAAATAA
- the smpB gene encoding SsrA-binding protein SmpB, which yields MSSPILSAMLCYHNYVSTLIHNRKVHFTYEILERFEAGIVLSGQEVKSLRKGQGSLEGSYIIIRGGEAYIMHMQIPPYQVGNVDDYDPLQNRKLLLTRNEIAKLAGLVKGLTIVPITVYNKGHKIKVEIATVRGKKQFDKRESIKKRDTERQIRREYKDR from the coding sequence ATGAGCTCCCCTATACTTTCGGCCATGCTCTGTTATCATAATTATGTGAGCACACTCATCCACAACCGAAAAGTCCACTTTACCTACGAAATCCTCGAGCGCTTCGAGGCTGGTATTGTGCTATCTGGTCAGGAAGTGAAGTCACTTCGCAAGGGCCAAGGGTCACTTGAAGGCTCATATATCATCATTCGTGGTGGAGAAGCCTATATAATGCACATGCAAATCCCTCCATATCAGGTAGGAAATGTAGATGATTATGATCCTCTGCAAAACCGCAAATTGTTGCTTACACGCAATGAAATAGCCAAACTTGCAGGCCTCGTTAAAGGATTGACAATAGTGCCAATTACAGTGTATAATAAAGGACACAAGATTAAGGTTGAAATTGCAACAGTTCGAGGAAAGAAGCAGTTTGATAAACGCGAATCAATAAAGAAACGCGATACCGAACGTCAGATACGAAGAGAGTATAAAGATCGTTAG
- a CDS encoding alpha/beta hydrolase — MQTAIQPTPKKMKLWRKIVLTLITLLLIAVISFVIWAKQIYKADQTKLQEFLNTNKDLITVTEHPKYWEIAPNATTSTKGVIYYPGAKVDPQAYFYKLESIVTSTSSPSILFVTKPPLNLAIFSIGQAGKIIDTHPEIKTWTLGGHSMGGAMACEYAKNHAEKFETLLLVGTYCNSDVSSKNFKVVNIHGSLDGVLTPEKLSAYSSNLPTSQRDFPIEGMNHAQAGNYGNQKGDLMPTKSDEDVKKEIEMILNSEV, encoded by the coding sequence ATGCAAACCGCTATCCAACCTACCCCTAAGAAAATGAAGCTCTGGAGGAAAATAGTTCTTACGCTTATAACGCTCCTATTGATCGCTGTTATTTCTTTTGTAATCTGGGCAAAGCAAATTTACAAAGCCGATCAAACTAAACTTCAAGAATTTTTAAATACAAATAAAGATCTTATAACAGTAACTGAGCATCCAAAATACTGGGAGATTGCTCCTAATGCGACAACATCTACAAAAGGAGTTATCTATTATCCTGGAGCAAAAGTTGATCCTCAAGCTTACTTTTATAAATTAGAAAGTATTGTCACCAGCACTTCTTCTCCTTCTATATTGTTTGTTACTAAACCTCCTTTAAATCTCGCGATATTTAGTATTGGCCAAGCTGGTAAAATAATTGATACACATCCTGAAATAAAAACATGGACTCTTGGCGGTCATTCAATGGGAGGAGCAATGGCATGTGAGTATGCAAAAAATCATGCAGAAAAGTTTGAGACATTACTCTTAGTAGGAACCTACTGCAACAGCGATGTATCAAGTAAAAACTTTAAGGTAGTAAATATTCATGGTTCTCTTGATGGTGTATTAACTCCTGAAAAACTCTCAGCATATAGCAGCAATCTTCCAACGTCACAGAGAGACTTCCCTATTGAAGGAATGAATCATGCTCAAGCTGGTAATTATGGAAATCAAAAAGGAGATCTCATGCCTACAAAGAGTGATGAGGATGTAAAAAAAGAAATTGAAATGATATTGAATTCTGAGGTATAG
- a CDS encoding acyl-CoA desaturase — MITPVKFRKRSDFFSDLKKTVDRYFAMTKRSRHATADLYVKAVTLMLWLAASYIVLVFFATAWWQAMLLAMSIGLAMAGIGFCIQHDGNHQAFSKHRWINRLAAFSLDAIGGSSYVWTHKHNIVHHTYTNIAEHDDDINTGILGRLAPTQPRLWFHRVQHIYLWFVYGLVPVKWQLFDDFLNVIRGRIGKYPFARPRGVHLATFIGGKLLFYTWAFVIPSLFHPFWQVVLVYLFASWCMGVVLAVVFQLAHVVEETKFPLPDPEQGAMENAWAEHQVLTTANFAPKNKVLTWFLGGLNYQIEHHLFPRISHIHYPKICRLVRRVCKRHELTYHSHDTMWLAIVSHYRLLRSLGKPQT, encoded by the coding sequence ATGATCACCCCAGTCAAGTTTCGGAAGCGTAGCGATTTTTTCTCTGACCTCAAAAAAACGGTGGATCGCTACTTTGCGATGACCAAGCGCAGTCGCCATGCTACTGCCGACCTCTACGTGAAGGCGGTCACGCTCATGCTGTGGCTAGCAGCGAGCTACATCGTGCTCGTATTCTTTGCCACCGCGTGGTGGCAAGCGATGTTGCTCGCCATGAGCATTGGATTGGCGATGGCAGGAATCGGGTTTTGCATTCAGCACGACGGGAATCATCAGGCGTTTTCAAAACACCGATGGATCAACCGTCTCGCTGCATTCTCACTCGATGCCATAGGGGGAAGTTCGTACGTGTGGACGCACAAGCACAACATCGTCCATCACACATACACAAATATTGCGGAGCATGACGATGACATCAATACTGGGATCTTAGGGCGTCTCGCGCCCACGCAACCCAGGCTTTGGTTTCACCGCGTGCAACACATTTATTTGTGGTTTGTGTACGGATTGGTTCCTGTGAAGTGGCAACTCTTCGATGACTTCCTCAACGTCATACGTGGACGGATCGGGAAATATCCGTTCGCGCGCCCACGAGGAGTGCATCTAGCAACGTTCATTGGAGGCAAGCTTCTGTTCTATACATGGGCGTTTGTCATCCCTTCGCTCTTCCATCCGTTCTGGCAGGTAGTGCTCGTGTACCTTTTCGCCAGTTGGTGTATGGGTGTGGTACTTGCCGTCGTATTCCAACTTGCCCATGTAGTGGAAGAAACAAAGTTCCCGCTTCCAGACCCCGAACAGGGAGCAATGGAAAATGCGTGGGCGGAGCATCAAGTGCTCACGACGGCCAACTTCGCTCCAAAAAACAAAGTGCTCACCTGGTTCCTAGGAGGATTAAATTACCAGATCGAGCACCACCTCTTCCCCAGGATTTCCCACATCCACTACCCCAAAATTTGCAGGCTCGTACGACGGGTCTGCAAACGCCACGAACTGACCTACCACTCACACGACACGATGTGGTTGGCCATTGTGTCCCACTACAGACTGCTCCGTTCTTTAGGTAAACCTCAAACTTGA
- a CDS encoding sodium:proton antiporter, which translates to MISSLAASSWIPTLWSVVPFAVLLGLIAVLPLVSFTKHAWEKNWVKLCVILTLGLPVAIYVAQHDRNLIVHAGIEFVQFILLLAALFIVASGIHIKGDLRATPGRNAMMLASGYIMASVVGTMGASILMIYPLLRSNQERKHVRHTVVFFIFLVSNLGGLLTPLGDPPLFLGYLRGIEFFWFARNLWVYWLVSGIVLLAVYLVIDKYFYNKESNEDIAQDKEHVEPLMLIGLGNAVLMMVIVGSVIAVASPWREVIFVITIVISLVYSKLAPIAKEARQKNNFEFGPIVEVAVVFAGIFMTMVPALQLLQHSGSSLGVSEPAQYFWATGVFSSVLDNAPTFLVFMSMAESTTGSTSLPHLTAQSPDLVKAISLGAVYMGALTYIGNAPNFMIFAIAKRRGISMPSFFGYIIWSVSILGVLFIIITFMLKFF; encoded by the coding sequence GTGATTTCATCACTTGCAGCAAGTTCGTGGATTCCAACACTGTGGTCGGTAGTGCCGTTTGCGGTGCTGCTCGGCCTCATCGCAGTCCTTCCCCTCGTGAGCTTTACCAAGCATGCGTGGGAAAAAAACTGGGTGAAATTGTGCGTGATCCTCACGCTCGGCTTACCAGTTGCCATCTACGTGGCACAGCACGATCGAAACTTGATCGTGCATGCGGGGATCGAATTTGTGCAGTTCATACTGCTCCTCGCTGCGCTGTTCATCGTTGCCTCAGGCATCCACATCAAGGGTGATCTGCGAGCAACGCCGGGCCGCAATGCGATGATGCTTGCGAGCGGATACATCATGGCGAGTGTTGTGGGCACAATGGGTGCCTCGATCCTCATGATCTATCCACTATTGCGAAGCAACCAAGAACGAAAACACGTGCGGCATACTGTCGTGTTTTTCATCTTTTTGGTAAGCAATCTCGGAGGGTTACTCACTCCCCTCGGTGACCCACCGCTCTTCCTCGGCTACTTGCGAGGAATCGAATTCTTCTGGTTTGCCCGAAATCTTTGGGTCTACTGGTTGGTGAGCGGCATCGTGTTGCTCGCTGTGTACCTCGTGATCGACAAGTACTTTTACAACAAGGAGTCCAACGAAGATATTGCTCAAGACAAAGAGCATGTGGAGCCACTCATGCTCATCGGCCTTGGCAATGCAGTGCTCATGATGGTGATCGTAGGCAGTGTCATTGCGGTAGCGAGCCCGTGGCGTGAAGTGATCTTCGTGATCACCATCGTCATATCACTCGTGTACTCGAAGCTCGCGCCAATTGCAAAAGAGGCGCGACAAAAAAACAACTTCGAGTTCGGACCGATAGTGGAGGTGGCAGTCGTATTCGCCGGGATCTTCATGACAATGGTCCCAGCACTGCAGCTGCTGCAGCATTCAGGTTCGTCGCTTGGAGTGAGCGAGCCAGCACAGTACTTCTGGGCAACCGGTGTGTTCTCGTCGGTGCTCGACAATGCGCCGACGTTCCTGGTATTCATGTCGATGGCCGAATCGACAACGGGTTCGACCTCGCTTCCCCACCTGACAGCACAATCACCAGACCTCGTGAAGGCCATCAGTCTTGGCGCCGTGTATATGGGGGCACTCACCTACATTGGCAATGCGCCAAACTTTATGATCTTCGCCATTGCCAAACGGCGCGGGATCTCGATGCCTTCGTTCTTTGGCTACATCATCTGGAGCGTGAGCATCCTGGGTGTATTGTTCATCATCATCACCTTCATGCTCAAGTTCTTCTAA